A genome region from Flavobacterium sp. CFS9 includes the following:
- a CDS encoding helix-turn-helix domain-containing protein, translating to MKSLDSFYKDITEGSSVEPGSLLPNDIKKEIGHFNVFGIKELLDRLQGKAIMPYDRRAYYKISLIKGKNRAEYANKIIEIEKQGLLFATPKIPYNYLPQDTNQSGQFCVFTGEFLSKSKSGIDLDELPIFASDGYPIFQLTDEEVTEVELIFNKIQKEINSDYIYKYDLIRNYVAELIHFGQKLQPITALYSKHNSAARVSSLFAELLERQFPIESPNQRLQLRTAKDFAERLSVHVNHLNKVLKENTGKTTTELISSRLTSEAKILLKQTDWNISEIAFSLGFEELAHFSNFFKKQTSFTPLAFRS from the coding sequence ATGAAATCACTGGATTCTTTTTACAAAGATATTACTGAAGGTTCCTCCGTTGAACCGGGTTCCCTATTGCCCAATGACATCAAAAAAGAAATTGGTCATTTTAATGTATTTGGCATCAAAGAGCTTTTAGATCGTCTTCAGGGTAAAGCCATCATGCCTTATGATCGTCGTGCTTACTACAAAATCAGTTTGATAAAAGGTAAAAACAGAGCCGAATATGCTAACAAGATCATTGAAATTGAAAAGCAGGGACTTTTATTTGCCACCCCAAAGATTCCGTACAATTATTTACCGCAGGATACCAATCAATCGGGACAATTTTGCGTGTTTACTGGTGAATTTTTATCGAAAAGCAAAAGTGGAATTGATCTGGACGAACTTCCTATTTTTGCTTCTGATGGCTATCCTATTTTTCAATTAACCGATGAAGAAGTGACAGAAGTAGAATTGATTTTCAATAAAATACAAAAAGAAATCAACTCCGATTACATTTACAAATACGATTTAATTCGGAATTACGTCGCCGAACTCATTCACTTCGGACAAAAACTACAGCCTATAACAGCTTTATATTCGAAACATAATTCGGCTGCAAGAGTTTCTTCTTTATTTGCTGAATTGCTGGAAAGACAATTCCCCATAGAATCTCCAAATCAGCGCTTACAACTTAGAACTGCTAAAGATTTTGCTGAAAGATTATCCGTTCATGTCAATCATCTCAATAAAGTTTTAAAGGAAAATACCGGAAAAACTACCACCGAATTAATCAGCAGCCGTTTGACCAGTGAAGCCAAAATCCTTTTAAAACAAACGGACTGGAATATCTCTGAAATTGCCTTCTCCTTAGGATTTGAAGAATTGGCACATTTCTCTAACTTCTTTAAAAAACAAACTTCGTTTACTCCTTTAGCCTTTCGTAGTTAA
- a CDS encoding SDR family NAD(P)-dependent oxidoreductase: MAAHTKIALVTGGSRGLGKNMAIAIAKKGIDVIITYNSKKEEADSVVKEIESLGQKAAALQLNVADSGTFDPFFSSVAETLKNTFKTDKFDFLVNNAGTGLHNLFTETTEAEFDQLTNIHFKGPFFLTQKALKLMNDGGGIVNISTGLARFSFPGASAYASMKGAIEILTKYQAKELGERKIRANVVAPGAIETDFNGGTVRDNEQLNKNIAALTALGRVGLPDDIGGVVAFLCTEEARWVNAQRIEVSGGMNL; the protein is encoded by the coding sequence ATGGCAGCACATACAAAAATTGCTCTCGTAACAGGTGGTAGCAGGGGTTTAGGAAAAAATATGGCAATCGCAATTGCTAAAAAAGGAATTGATGTAATTATTACTTACAACAGCAAAAAAGAAGAGGCTGATTCAGTGGTAAAAGAAATTGAAAGCTTAGGTCAAAAAGCAGCTGCCCTTCAATTAAATGTTGCCGATTCCGGTACTTTTGATCCCTTTTTCAGCTCTGTTGCGGAAACTCTAAAAAATACCTTTAAAACGGATAAATTTGATTTTTTAGTCAACAATGCCGGAACCGGGCTCCATAATTTATTTACAGAAACAACGGAAGCCGAATTTGATCAATTGACCAATATACATTTTAAAGGTCCTTTTTTCTTAACTCAAAAAGCATTAAAACTTATGAATGATGGCGGCGGAATTGTAAATATCTCAACCGGTTTGGCGAGATTTTCTTTTCCTGGTGCTTCAGCCTATGCTTCTATGAAAGGTGCAATTGAAATCTTAACTAAATATCAGGCAAAAGAACTGGGTGAACGAAAAATAAGAGCCAATGTAGTTGCACCGGGTGCGATCGAAACTGATTTTAACGGTGGTACGGTGCGTGATAATGAACAATTGAACAAAAATATAGCCGCACTTACCGCTTTAGGAAGAGTAGGATTGCCGGACGATATTGGCGGTGTGGTTGCCTTTTTATGTACCGAAGAGGCGCGCTGGGTAAATGCACAACGCATTGAGGTTTCAGGCGGAATGAATTTGTAA
- a CDS encoding DUF4386 domain-containing protein, which produces MKSNLKNFEASPQLYARIAGILYLVIIVMGFFAETFVRNKLFVPGDATATAYNITHSQFLWKIGITADLIMQICDLPVMIILYYLLKPVNRKLALLNLSFNLIQTAVLVANKLNLLAALFFLSGADYLKSFSPDQLHTLSYLSIKLHDYGFGIGLIFFGFVCLLEGYLIFKSGYLPKVIGVLMSLAGICYLTNSFFLILIPKLSSIVLLMPCLIAELSLSLWLVFKGVKLPVWKEIVWS; this is translated from the coding sequence ATGAAATCTAACCTGAAAAATTTTGAAGCTTCACCGCAGCTTTATGCCCGCATAGCCGGGATATTGTATTTGGTCATTATCGTCATGGGATTCTTCGCAGAAACCTTTGTCAGAAACAAATTGTTTGTACCCGGAGATGCCACTGCAACTGCCTACAATATTACACATTCGCAATTTCTGTGGAAAATAGGCATTACAGCGGATCTTATTATGCAAATTTGCGATCTGCCAGTCATGATTATCCTTTATTATCTTTTAAAACCGGTAAACCGAAAGCTTGCTCTTTTAAATTTATCGTTCAATTTAATCCAGACTGCCGTTTTAGTGGCCAATAAACTGAATCTTTTGGCTGCATTGTTTTTTCTGAGTGGTGCCGACTATTTAAAATCTTTCAGTCCCGATCAGTTACACACCTTATCTTATCTTTCGATTAAGTTACACGATTATGGTTTCGGAATCGGATTGATCTTTTTTGGATTTGTATGCCTACTGGAAGGTTATCTGATCTTTAAATCAGGTTATTTACCAAAGGTCATCGGAGTTTTAATGAGCCTGGCCGGAATTTGTTACCTAACCAATAGTTTCTTCTTAATTCTGATCCCGAAACTTTCAAGCATCGTTTTATTAATGCCTTGTTTGATTGCCGAATTGTCTCTTAGTTTATGGCTTGTTTTTAAAGGCGTAAAACTGCCCGTCTGGAAAGAAATAGTATGGTCCTAA
- a CDS encoding LytR/AlgR family response regulator transcription factor, protein MREPKKCIIVDDEPAAHYVLANYIKQNPQLELVFQGFNGIEAMDYLREHPVDLMFLDINMPEISGMELLKIIPTHPSTILTTAYSEYALESYDYGVIDYLLKPIYFPRFLKAIDRFFATENGKVKTEEAVINSVTVKVDGYFIEIELDQLLFAQSFGNYVKLHTLKRTYLASITTSELEKCLPEKNFMRIHKSYIVALDKIEATDKDFVVIKNEKLPIGITYKRELSDRLKK, encoded by the coding sequence ATGAGAGAACCTAAAAAATGTATAATTGTCGATGATGAACCGGCAGCGCATTATGTGCTGGCGAATTACATCAAGCAAAATCCGCAATTAGAATTGGTTTTTCAGGGCTTTAACGGTATTGAGGCAATGGATTATTTAAGAGAACATCCTGTTGATCTGATGTTTTTGGACATCAATATGCCGGAGATTTCAGGGATGGAATTGCTGAAGATTATTCCAACACATCCCAGTACAATTTTAACGACTGCTTATTCTGAATATGCTCTTGAAAGTTATGATTACGGTGTTATAGATTATCTTCTCAAACCGATTTATTTTCCAAGATTCCTCAAAGCCATCGATCGTTTTTTTGCAACGGAAAATGGTAAAGTCAAAACCGAAGAAGCCGTAATTAATTCTGTTACGGTGAAGGTTGACGGTTATTTTATTGAGATCGAATTGGATCAGCTTTTGTTTGCACAGAGTTTTGGTAATTATGTGAAACTGCATACTCTAAAAAGAACCTATCTGGCTTCTATCACCACCAGTGAATTGGAGAAATGCCTGCCCGAAAAGAATTTCATGCGCATTCACAAATCCTATATCGTGGCTCTTGATAAAATTGAAGCCACCGACAAAGATTTTGTGGTCATTAAAAACGAAAAATTACCAATTGGGATTACCTATAAAAGAGAATTATCAGATCGATTAAAGAAATAA